GTCAAATTTGAAAGTTTTACGAAACCAAGGGGAATTCCCACATGGACCCCATGAACCGGTGCGTGGTGCAGGGCCACTGGTACATAAAGTAACACCATGTACCCAGCAGAGGTACAAACCTGTGGGTCCTCGGGTCCTTCTTCAAAATAACAGCTGAGTCACGTTAATATAGTTGAGCTTTACATTAAttgctatatatttttgaaactttaaCAGTCGCGCATCACTCCATATTTCTAACTATAGATTGAACAATACAGTGTACgattctttttatttactatacgaaattttgtgtgtgttttataTGTTGTCAAGTAGCGAATGTCGTCAAACACTGTATGCTACTATCTCACGTGCATCCTTTCGTGTTCATGATAATACGGTGGTCGAATTGTGGTAAACCGCGGAAGGAAACACTGATTAGTACTTTTACGTGGGTGGTGGGCCAATAACAGTCCCACTGTTTTGTGGGACCAGTTCCATTCCAAGGGTCTGCAAGACCATAATCTGTCGCATTTGCCTGTCGATAAATGGTCAGTGGGCCAAGCTACCTTAACTTCTCCATCCCTACATGATTGCTTTAGATATGCATCATTATGAAATTATCTACATGCAATCTGAACAATTTTGTAGCGAAACCTGATGAATTTAACTCTCGATGTTTTATGAGATTTTTAATGCAAATATTGCATGCCAGTATTGATTAATCAATTTAAGTATAATGGTTTAATGCAACAAGTAGTCTTTTTGCCTTAAACCTGCTCTTCCCCGATTGAAATCGGTTCAAGGTTATAGTTAATTATGATAATAGCCATTGAGCCATGTCAAATACCTTCGGACGATTAGTATCTGTAGACTGTAATGTTCTATCTTGCATACAAGTACAAAATAACCTTATGCAAATGAAGAATATTTTCCAGTAGCTGGGTTTTTCCTTGagtgaataaaatttaatggaGACTCTTCGAGATTTTGGTTACTATTTAGCTTTGTAAAGTTGTTACCTATATTTAGGAGGAACAACGATTATCTAGACTTTACTTCGTAATACACAGAAGTTGGGTGTAGTCTGCCAGCCTCAGCTGCTATAATGGTACCTAACATTACCTTAACTAATCGCAAGCTTCAATTCCTCAATAATTATCTCTGTCAAAGACTGGTCCAGCTTCTCAAAGGCAAATCACAAAAATGGACAAATTTGACTGTTTTCTTCAGGCTATCTTTTCCGTCGATTATTTGTCGTAGTAATCAAACTTAGGTATCGTGCAGTAAGAGTTCGTTTAGGCATTACTACATACCTCCATGTCCAGTTAATTTCAACTGCCGTGGAACCAGCATCCGCTCGGACTCCTGGTGTTAAACACGTTGTTCCTCATATATCGTATAACGATGATCACTACAATCAACATAGACTACCAAAAACTAGTTAGGTTAGGTAgaatcaattttcttttaaaattgagGCATTCTTTTCCACCTCAGTAAACCTTCACACTTTTGTATATTCGAAAAGTTTTTCCCGTTTCCCGTGCACGTGATATATGGGGCGATAATAGAACGTAACGAGCACGTATGGCACGTATTTCTTTGAGCACCGTTACACCACTGGGCAAGTGGGCTTGCACCGCCGGCCTGGCAAACTGTACACAAATAAACCAACGAACAACTAATGATTACATCGCTAACATATGTTtactttgaaattttaatagaaaacttTGCTATTCTTAATACACACATACTTTGTAGTGTTGTGAAATTGTTGGAGTAATACATCTTCATGGTCATTAAAATGGCAATAAGCTTTTCGTTTTGTTTAACTAATCACGCTAATAAAAGTGGAATTAGCACAAATATCACTATTTTAGACTGTTAGGGGTTGCTGTACAAATGTAGAGAGTATCACTAATATTCGTAATGGCTAATTTTCTTGTATCTTTATTTTTCAGATTGGTGCCGATGGCGCTAACTCAGCGGTCCGCAAGGCGATGGGTGTGCAGTACTTATCATGGAGTTACAATCAAATGGGAGTCGTGGCGACATTAGAGTTATCAGAGGTACATATACGGTTACAACAATTAAGAGGACATAAACACGAATAGAGAACTTAATTTTGCAACCATCATCATTGTTTTGGAATTCTTtgctaaaaaatattccaaaagacttattattatgtttgtaaagttgTCATCGAACTCTTCAATTGCCATACGACGTTTCAGCATATCACTTCTACCAATGTTAAATGAGTGTCTGTtagaaaacgtaaaaaaatattggtactgGTTCTAAATAAAGATTAAAGTTGATTAAACCTATTTGCAAAACGTGCGTCAAGAAAATGATTTATGCGCATAAACCAAGAAAATCATACATAACCGTATGTTAATAACGATGCCATTTGAACCAGGCTCTATTGTTAAAGATGTATTTCTTTCAGCtaagtttaattgaaatagtACTATATTATTCACTAACAAGCTTTACTGTTTAATTCCAGGAGTGCAACAACACGACGGCGTGGCAACGCTGGCTGCCGACCGGCCCTGTAGCGCTGTTACCGTTGAGCAGTAACAGAAGCTCGCTGGTGTGGTCCACGTGGCAGGACCACGCCAAGGAACTGCTCCAGCTGCCTGAAGACCAGTTCGTTGATACCCTGAACGATGCACtggtaagaaaaaataatttgcggattttaatatttttgtggaaGAGTTGACCGAAATCTTGATAGGGAATAGAAGATATCGAAAACTGACGGCAAAAGTGCGCAGAGACACTTTGTACAGATGTCTTTAAATCATCATAAAGACTTATGTCTACCACCAGAGCTTAAGTCGGATTGATGATACTTAATCGAATTAGAATTGTTTATTGACGCAATATATAAAGGTTCTAACTCTTACCTATCACTCGATCAATTCACTTAAGGCCAGTTTTAAAACTAATGGATAAATGTCGAATAACTATCCTATACATTAGTTGAtagtaaatatatgaaaaatattttattgccaaGGGATTCTTATCTAGTAGTGTTGAAACCAggcattttatattacaaaagccTTGAAACTTACTAATCAACTTGCCGTCAATATTGCAGTGGAAGCAGTACCCTCGCAGCAGCAGCGTGTCGGCGGCCACGTCGTGGGTGTCGGCGGCGCTGCAGCGCGCGGGGCTGCCCGACGGCACGGCCAGGCAACTGCCGCCCTCTGTGAGCAGCATCGTGGCCGGCTCCCGCGCCGCCTTCCCGCTCGGCTTCGGACATAGCACACGATATATCGCTCCCGGGGTTGTGCTAGTCGGGTAAGctatctattttaatatatgGTATGATATGGGTTATATGGGTCAAAGCAACGGCCAAAACGACTGGAAGTGCGTACGTTACAGAACATGATGCAGGCTCTATATAACTTTAGGCCGGTATTTAGTTGTCAGGAAGTTAACTAttgaaaacaaaagtttatttaaatacagttattttatacGGACGTAAGTAGCAGTTAAACATATGAAGAATCGTTTGAATCgaaattataacaaacttattttcttcttatttaaAACAACCAACAAATTTTACTCTCTTACGCCTGATCTTCCggaagaaaataatgtataaaaaaacaatgccACTTTTTCTATCATCTCTCtcgaattttatttgtttaatttttttacaaatcaaaTCAAAGTTCTTGGCAGGTCATTTAGGAAGACATCTGTCAaactactaattaattattattgttaaaccTATCGATAACCTAAAAAAAAAGTAACCATTTGTAGTTTTGCAGATAAATAACAATGTACTTAGCTTTACGTAATACTTACGTTAATAGGCATACTGGGTACCTGCATTATCCAAGtgctaaaacaataataaaaagtagttgATTGTTTACAACATCGCAAAAAACACATTACTCAAAATAGTACATTCTAGATCTACGCTTTCTTTTACACCGAATTGTACCCTTTTGGCCTTCTAagaataaacacaaaacaaaaggTTTCATTAGTTCATTGTTCTAAATGGGTCTTGGTATTAGTGGGTCTTTAAGGTCTGTTCTATTGTTTTTTaggattataatattactgattagaatataattatttttccgaTGAATTGCTTAATACGACTTACCTAATATTTGGTTATATTCTAAAGATGTCTGACTCCCGTTATACAAATTCATTGTTAGTCTTgcctttttataaaatcttgGACTTCATGCTTCATAGAACAATAGGGACCACTCGATAACAAcgcttttttgttttactatattagtcatttgtttacatatttctttataattgttttttgtcGTAGTGACGCAGCCCATCGTGTTCACCCTCTGGCTGGTCAAGGAGTCAATCTAGGGTTTGGTGATGTTAAAGATCTCACAGAACTTCTCGCCGAAACTTTGTATTCTGGCTTTGAAATAAGTGAGTAAAGAAGAAACTATTCATTTTGAAACGAAAGCTACTGAATTAAGCAGCGACATAAATTTTCGCGTAATTTTCGCGTTAGCGTTTTCCCGCTTTATCTGTCGGTTGTAAATATTGATTTCCTTCAATAGAACAGAACATTATTTCACTATCGAAATAAGTATAGCAATACTTAGAAATATCTAATGGAATACTTATGTACAAGTCCAATGGTACAGGCTAGCTTCAATACAGTTTCGTCGACGTAAAAAGATTTGTCGGGGTATTAAGGTATCCTATGTTTATCCAAGAGATAAAACTTACTGTGTATCATGCTCATCAattcattcagtagttttttctaTAAGAATCACAAACACATAAATTCAAATAACTTATGGAGAATATCTagtatatagatttttttaaaataacggtCGATCTACTAATCTGTAATCTGTGGAACTAtgctttactttacttttacttttttctcATACCTACAAGTACTAAGACTACCAAGCTATAACGCAATTCTGTGTGGtatgtactgtcgagtatcgagagtttgacattaaaaatgtactgccaaaatacttCTTaaggagcccggtagaggcgctaaacagattttcgtgtaaaattccTCGATAGATAGCCGGTTGTTCGAAGTCGATAGCcctagagaatcaagctactgatGTGCATAatccattatttatatttgctgtATAGCGAACCGTGAATGGATGGAGAAGTACGAGAGCGGACGGCAGCGCCACAACGTGCCGACGCAGCTGATGACGGAGGTGCTGCACCGACTGTACACCACGGACATGATGCCCGTCGTGCTCGCGCGCAGTCTCGGGCTACAGCTCACTAACGCGCTACAACCTTTAAAGGTAAACTAtcaccagtacctcgattctctaccactatcgactaccgacaaccggctagctatcgaaattttgacattaggatgtactgccaaaaaagtttctacgacgcccgtcagacgcgctgatccgattttcatacaaaatttctcgatgacagttcggttgtcggtagtccatagtaatagagaattgagttACAGTTGACTCAGatactttgactgcctccgtggtgcagtggttaaggtcactacgccgctaccattgcgttgggagatcgtgggttcgattcccacacgggataattatttgtgcgatccacaaataaatgtttcggcTCTCTGGttctactttgtgtccgttgtttgtatgtttgtaaaagtccccgcgacacaagagcaaatcttagtgcaggagatatcttttaaaaaaaaatagaccaGGCAAGATAAGATGATCGCTATTCCGTATGTGTATAATGGATTCTACACGGGAAAATGTTTATTCATACAGAATACCTCACCTATTACCATACAtggttatactcgaaggtgcaggtgtatgaaatatacccacgtttcgccatcaaTTATGGTAGACATTATTGCGTTGCAAGTATGGTATTGCCATCTAACGGGCATGTTACTATACTCTGGGCTACTATATAGAAATGTAAATCAGAAATTAGATAGTTGTATGTttcacatatttaatttattatgtgtaaGATTTCACGAAATTGTTGCCTTGTTATATACGTTTTGTGAACAACtcaaaaaaaagtatttgtagGGATTGCAAGGCTCATATGTGTAAATTACATACACGTGCAACGTACGTGTACGTAAATATTTCAGACTGTACAAGAAAATTTTGCACTAGTTTTATCTCTAGAACTAAGAAGGTCTAGATTTGGTTAATCTGTACCTACGACAAAATCACAGAAATACATAGGAAGCATGACcatgtataaaatatgtcacATCAGTAACTTACTTCATGAATGGATATTAATATAAGTTATAGTTCGCAGTGTTTATGCCACATACGTTAGTCACTGCCATTGTAAAGGATGTGAATTGTACATTATATCGATAGATTCCCACATGAACCAAAATATTTGCGATTGTGATTCACAACTTGCCTGATGCACTTATGTCGGTCATTCATTATATTTCCATGAAACTATCACGTGTAACTTTTTAAGACCATTGTCGAATTTCATTTTGGTTGCCTTCataccaaaataaaactaaaagattCGTCTGTAACTTTTTTTGTACCCTTTTTAAGTGCAAGAAAGTcaggttttttattattatctttggtTAATACATGCAAAATTTTTGTTCGTCCGTTTACACCAGGGACGTGCGACGGTGAAGCCGTCTCGATTCCCATGCATGCATAAAAAGGGGCCCTGTTCAACGACAACAAAAAACGGAGGGGTTGCCGAACAACTGTGCGCCGCTCAAAGCGCTCGCTATTATTAAGTCCCATTCCATTCTTGTCTGAACGAGTTTTAACGGAAAGGGGACGGGTAAAATTTCCTGGCTTAACGTAGGGGAACAGAATTAAGACGCAAAATGTAGTTGGTATAATTTAATAGATTCGTGTCTAAAGGTTTAGGCCAACTCTAATGTTAATAAGTACCTATTCCTTATGAAAAATTGCGTCAGCAAATATATTTTGCCCCGAAGAGTTCCTTAGAAACGATGATGAATTATAAGGAAAATTATTAGGTaatggtatttattttgttatcattaTATTCATATTCGTAACGAAATTCCACACTATACGTATTATTCTTGGGAATAACGTGTTTGTACTGGATAAGCAAAAACATTGTGTGCCGAGTTATGTAGATTGCATGTGTGTAGAAAGTAATCGATGAAATAATACGGTTTCCTTATGAAATAAATCTTGCTTCACCAGTCGGTACAGTTTCATAACACGGCTTACGCACTATATTCCTGTAATGTAATAACTtgtttaggtacctatatgtgATACAAAATCGAGATAGATTATATAACAATACGAATTGTCTATtcctaatttaataaaaataagttaaacttatttgtttaatgaTTCATATCTTATGTTCTTAAAATACTCATGCCTGAAGTTTCTAACGTCCAATGAATTTTAAAGACCACGACCTTTATgagaactaaaaataattagcCATAAAGGTCGTGAAGTAGGTATAAATAGATACTTAGGTAAACGCATTAAAGGGTATTCTTTTAATAGGTAGGCTTtactattaaaagtaaattaatctGTAAATCTATCTGAGTAGGTACTGTTACAAactaagttttctttttattcattaagcTGCTTTATACGTTTCATTTTGTTTCAGAAACTGATCATGTCGCAGGCGACCACGTAATTTAAGAAACCACGTTTTACAACTAGTCACTATGTACAAACGTTGAACTTCGTCAAAATGATCGAAGATTAAATTATTGGTTGAGGTTATCTCAAGTTATCTGCCGACCCATGGGTGAAGCAGTTTGGTGTATTGATAAATTAGTgcaataaatgttaatttatattataattcattttgt
Above is a window of Anticarsia gemmatalis isolate Benzon Research Colony breed Stoneville strain chromosome 19, ilAntGemm2 primary, whole genome shotgun sequence DNA encoding:
- the Coq6 gene encoding ubiquinone biosynthesis protein COQ6, mitochondrial; amino-acid sequence: MLLKSNIKRLLASQMKCNSILVTRARTMSTTGEKKHEHTESSLNFKGNYDVIIAGGGMVGCTLACALAKNSLLSNLKVLLLEGSPNKKVNISSEYSNRVVALNQNTKALMNSLKIWRHVEDIRLQPVRYMQVWDASSDALITFSSTDLQDDDVAYIVENDILLHSVIKELESTDNKNVNIVYNAKIDGYELPSAEDRKPKSTVKMSNGDAYTCDLLIGADGANSAVRKAMGVQYLSWSYNQMGVVATLELSEECNNTTAWQRWLPTGPVALLPLSSNRSSLVWSTWQDHAKELLQLPEDQFVDTLNDALWKQYPRSSSVSAATSWVSAALQRAGLPDGTARQLPPSVSSIVAGSRAAFPLGFGHSTRYIAPGVVLVGDAAHRVHPLAGQGVNLGFGDVKDLTELLAETLYSGFEITNREWMEKYESGRQRHNVPTQLMTEVLHRLYTTDMMPVVLARSLGLQLTNALQPLKKLIMSQATT